A window of Punica granatum isolate Tunisia-2019 chromosome 8, ASM765513v2, whole genome shotgun sequence genomic DNA:
ATGAGTCCATGAGTTCGTGGATCCTAGTTTGATTAAGTTCATTCCTAAAAATGTTGCCTTTCTGATGGAGTTGAGATTCGAGCTTCAGGTCATGATGGTCTTCAAGATCCGACTCGCACGAACAACACTCCAAGCTAACCTGCACGAAGGAACGTCGAGGGTGTTCCTCGATTTCACCCTCCAATGCTTAAGTTAGTATGGGGTTTATTCCCGTGTtgcattaattataaatagcGTACCTAACATGTTTATATAGGAGGGAAAATATATCGGGATATTCCCAAGATACTTGAGTGAAGATATATCCAACAAATATTTGACAATACGAGTTACCAtgattaaggaaatatcatgTCGCTTGCCTTATATGCATTCGACTGGACTCGCCTTAGTCGCGGGCTGAGCTGTTGGGCCTCGTCTCTTACCCTTGATCTAGTGAGCCAGCATAACAGGCTTGGTTGATGGACTTGGACTCGGGTTGCTTGGCCTGGAGTCCATCATTTGCCCCTTGTTTGGCTCCTAGCTTGTGGAGGAAGCAAACAACTGGACACGTATCGATACGTGACTGGTCGATTTGCGAGCACATAATCACCAATGGGTACATCGACGTGGCACGTTTTAGCCCACATATTGACCCTACAAGAAGCATAGTAGACATGCCCCTTGATCGTTGGATAGTCGCGCCACGTTGACTTTTGACGCATGACATCAGTAGCCGTCACCTCGATTCTAAGATCACTCCATAGGTCTAGGGCACCATCATTACCCCTATCGCGTCCTCACGGGGAATCTATTCCAAAACTTTTGCTTTCACACGCTAAGTGCACTTTACGAGTGGTTTCAATCCTATCCTATgcattatataattttgtcaGCGTCACCTCACACATTGACTTGGGATAACCTTAATGTAGTATAAAACTGTTGCCAGCATTGAGCTAGCTCGAGAATAGAAGAATCATGAAAATAGTTCAGTTGGGTCCATGTGTAAATTCTAAAGACATATTTGATTGGTGCGATAAGGCAACTTTGTAATTAAACAAGATGAACTCATCCccctaataaattaatatgggaaaatgaaataaaaatgaatgaaagGTGTCATTGATGGGAGTGGAACCAAAATCTCTTTGTATCGTATCGTTAGTAGTTTCACTAAAACAAATATACCCATTCCTCACCGACTTCTATGTTTATGATTAATAAGACGTTTTGGTCTAAATAATCAAATGGTCAATCGTTCCCTAAATGAGATtatgtttaaaaaattgaaggaaaaagagggacggaatggaatggaatagACTCAAGccaaatgaaattaattatctttGTGAATGAATCTCCTAAAATGACGTAATTGGCTGCGTTTGACTCACTCGGAGGTGAATTGATCGTTCTGGTGGCTTaaagaaggaaaggaaaagaaaaggaaataattaatGGAACAAGAAATAGGCAGGTGCCATGCCAGGCACCCACTCACCAACCttaataagatatatatatataggtcaAAGTGCTATCCCAACGTGTCTCCCGGAGATTTGATAGAGACAAACCAAACAGTTATCCattagttttttatttccaCTGTACTCGAATAATTCAAGTTCGAATCCGAATTGGACCATCAATTGATAACCTTTTTTATcgtaaatatttttcattcataaaatttgaaGCTGAAACCTTACATTAAAGAAATAGATCATTATATGTTTcatatgataaaataatatcgATTATATAATCATGAGCATCGTACTGACTACTGAGAGCGTGCCTAACAGcgttagggttttttttttgtcttcgATTAATAttacatttaaaaaatatttgggGTTTTGGAGTTGTTACTGAGCCATTGGTAAACCTCCACTTGGTTGGGCTTTGGCATTGGCTGTCTGATCCAAAACAAGAGGAAGGAAAAGAGCCGGCCCCAAATAATACTGTTGGTGGCTGCTGAATGGAACTGTCCCTCGCCCACTCTGCTCAGTCATCCCCTGCTGCTGCCATGGCTTCTTCTCTCAGCGGCGCCACCTCCGCCCGCCTCCTCCCCGCTGCCTCCAGAGCCGCCGCCCGTGTCTCCctctccccctccccctcctccCTCAAGTGCCTCAGATCAATATCATCGTCCCCTCTTACCTCTCACCTCTTCCTTCAGCAGGTCAGGATCCCCcacccccccacccccccccgcGGGGGGGTTTTGTAGTATTCAGCACGCAATCGATTCATTGCCTCTATCGTGCATTTGTCCAGTGGCCGCCGTGTTGCATTCTGCTTTTCGCTGTGTTGCATTTATCGTGATTTTATCCTGTTGCCGTGTTGCATTCTGCTTTTTGACGTGCTATTCGGAGAATCGCTGCCGATTAATTTGCGTGTTTGGTTCGCTTCTCAATGATACAACGAGATGATTGTTCCGCGTGGATTGAATTTGTATGCTGTGCTTTGAGGTATCCTATGCTGTAACAATTGGAGCATGTAAATAGGTTTTCAAttgtacattttttttgttcactTTGTGCTAGAGGATGAGATTGTCGTCCCTGTACCATTCTTCAGTGATCAATCTGACTGCACCGCTGGTTCGTTGGTCGTTTTTTCGGATTTTTCTTTCAGTGAATTGTCTCTCATCTATCGTTTTGGCATCTCCAACATTTGCTTAACTTTTGCCTCGTGGATTCATCTTCCTATATACATTTTCTTCAGTTTTCTCTTGCTTCTCTGTTAGCTTACTTCCGGTTGTGTGATCACTTGCAGAGGAGAAGATCAATTCAAGTGCCGAGCGTGTCCTACAGTGGAATTGCATCTCCCAAATGTGCTGTATCAACTCCTGAGCAGTTGAAGAGTGCAAAGGAAGACATTAAGGATCTTCTGAAGACTACATTTTGCCATCCTATTCTGGTAATATAGTTGATCGCATTATATCAAAGAATGTCTTTACAACCAGAATTGGATTTGCTTTCTTTTGTAAAGATAATCTACGTGGATATTATCGTATATTCACACATTCTTGGATTCATAATTTGGATTCTTCCATTTAaatgtttcttttttggtaTCATTAATTTATCAGATGTAGTTggattttttacttttttatgtgCATAGATCTTCCTGCGGCAGTAGATATTTCATAATGCAAGATGGTATTAGGGGTGAAATACATCAATATTATCCAAAAGACAATGGTACTGAGCGTATACAGTTGTAAGGATAcatcataaaaattaattgcagTCTGATTCCCTGCTCCCTCAACAGTAGTGTTTAAATTCGTGCAAGTAATCATTGATTGTTTCCTCTCTGTTTATTTTTGAGCCTGCACTTTGCACCAAAGATTATAAAATTGTTAGAATGAGAAGGGTCATAAACACTGGATTCTTCTTTGTTTGCCTTTTGCTGTAGGTTCGCCTAGGATGGCATGATGCTGGCACATATAACAAGAACATCGAAGAGTGGCCGAAAAGAGGTGGAGCTAATGGAAGTCTCAGATTTGAAATCGAGCTCAAACATGCAGCCAATGCAGGTAACAGCTGACTGCTATATGCCATTGATTTTGCTTGTTAGAACTGTCATCTAATATTCCGCATTACAGGTCTTGTCAATGCTCTTAAGCTTCTTCAGCCTATTAAGGACAGGTATTCTGGAGTGACGTATGCTGACTTATTCCAGCTAGCCAGTGCTACTGCAGTGGAGGTTATCTTTTGCAATATCATTTACTCCATACACGCAACATTGTATATTTTAAAACAGAGATCTCACTAGCTGCTCCTTTTTTCCCCCAGGAATCCGGTGGCCCCAAGATACCCATGAAGTATGGAAGAGTTGATGTATCTGGACCAGAAGAATGCCCTGAAGAAGGGAGACTTCCTGGTGAGTGGAACATCTATTTTGATTCTGGAGACTGTCTAATTTTCAATGATGCTTTTTCTATAGCTTGTGTGTTTCAGATTACTGGCTACCCTATCATTCTATGTTTGTGGACCGTCTTTGAAATCATCAATAGCCTATGATGTTATATGCCGCATCCCTCATCAATTTTTGTTTCTATAGCTTACCTTATGCCCTGATTCACTTTTCTGGTGGGTTTGAATGGTACATCTGATTTGTGAGCTGAACGTTCTAGGCCAAGACAATGACAATATTGGTCTGACAAGGATAATTAACAGAATAGATGCCAAAGTAAGTTGGATATTTACATGTGcatatattaaaagaattatACTTGAGGGAACTTTCTTCACACTATATTTGGGTCATCTGGATCTTCAAGGGGTAATCACTGAATCGTGGCCAGATCTGCCTTTTCCAGAAAActgtttaatatttttttcttctttcagcTGGATGTCATACATTTATGGAATTTAATTTATCATCCATTGCTGTCAGTGGGCAATTTTTGGTTTGATGATTTCTTCAGGCAGGAAATAAAGATATCATTTTCTCATCTTAACATTAGTTTATTAATTCATCTTGATTCAGATGCTGGTCCTCCTTCGCCTGCTAATCATCTCCGAGATGTTTTTTACAGAATGGGTTTGAATGACCAggtaataatttcttttctttgcttGTCTTACTAATCTCTCTCAGTATCTTTAGAAGAGTACATGAAGTTCCCTAATCTGCAGGAAATAGTTGCCTTATCGGGTGCACACACACTTGGAAGGTCAAGACCAGAGCGCAGTGGTTGGGGCAAGCCAGAGACAAAGTACACGGTACATATAGATATCTCTTCTATCTTGTATGAGCAGTATCACCATATTAGAGTATATGATCACAGCTGTTATTGTCCACCTTTATTGACAAGTTTAAGAAAATCTTGAGATGTACCAAATGAGTTTCACCTACACACAATCAAGTAATTCATGAGGGTCCTAGTTGTGGCCACAGAACAAGAATAAAGGTACTAATACCTTCATGATTGAGCAAGCTTTCATGTAGACGGCATTATAGCACCAACAAGATTAAAAACGTTGTACATGCTACTCTGGTAATGAAAAACTAGGTGGAGGTCAAGTCCAATAAAGGCCTTCACAAGTGCTGTGCCAGTGTTATGATGGTGTTAAGCAGACAATCAGTGCCTCAAGTTGCTGCTGTTAGTGACTCATATACAATGCCTGTAAAAGTAGTTGGTCAGAACCCTAAGACACAATTTAAATTGAACTGTATATTAATTACCCGATTACTGTAGTTAAATGACTTTGAGATCAACATTACAGAATATAGATATCATGGTATCACTATAGAAAACCCCTTCTCTAACCATTTCGCATACCGGATAACAACCTCGTGGCACAACATATCAGTCACACTACATGCATGGGTAGCTAAGTGGGCAATTGAGTTATCGAAGTAAGCAATATCTATAACCATATTTGTTTTTGGTCATATCAACTGACTATGTTACTTTGCAGAAAGATGGACCAGGAGCACCAGGTGGACAATCATGGACTGTGCAGTGGCTGAAGTTTGATAATTTCTACTTCAAGGTTTCTTAGTTGGATTTTCCACATGAACTTTTTATCAGAGGGTTTGGTTCGATAACTATATGTCATTGTCAACTATATCTAACAGGATATCAAAGCGAAAAGGGATGAAGATCTGCTTGTTTTGCCTACTGATGCTGTTCTGTTTGAGGATCCTTCATTCAAGGTGAAGCTATTTGGACATTCATGTACTTATGGGCTCGGAAACAAAAAAGCGTGACATTTCTGAGCAACATTAACAATCTACAGGTATATGCCGAAAAGTATGCTGTAGATCAGGAGGCTTTTTTCAAGGATTATGCTGAAGCTCATGCCAAACTCAGTAATCTTGGAGCTAAATTTGACCCTCCAGAGGTTCGTTCTATTTTGCTGATGATGCCAGTTTGATTATTTTGGACCCTTCCGCCGCTCTGGATGTCTTAAACAATTGAATGCTAGTGGTCTGAGATGGAACAAAGCAAAATGCTAGCAGCATGATTTTTGGAATTATATTACTCCTGGGTTTCTAAACTTTCGAAATGATCCTTTATGTTATGTTAATTTTGGCAACACGTTAAATTATTGAATCCATATATGCATATAGAGACACCCAATATAACATATATGGGTTTGCCTGAATTGTTGGTGGGTGTTTTTCTGCATTCTATATATAGCTAAACTAAGGACCGGATAGATGGGGATGCCCTAGAACTTAAATGTGttcattatattttgtttgggttttttcaatatttattgtAAATTTTGGATTCATCAACTATGAAGTATGTTTGGTGACGacaaaattgatattttcctCAAAATTTATTGATCAGGGtattgtgatatatatattttttggctAAATCAGGGTATTGTGATTGATGATGGACCCGCAAGACCTGCGCCAGAGAAGTTCGAGGCTGCCAAGTACTCATCTGGAAAGGTGGTTTAGCAAACTCCATCACGCTTTCCCTTATTCCACCATAGTCAGAAGCTTAGAATTTTGTTTCCTTGTTTGCATCATAATGCTCTTTTAAATAGTTCTCCGTTCATACAAGTTGTTCATATTTTCTGCTTTTATGGTTTGATGCAGGATTAGAAAAACCGAGTGTCAAAGTCAATTTTTCGTGTGCCATAACTTTTAATAATACAAGATGAGGCTATTTTGCGTGTCCTGTGGGTCTCAGTGTAAAAAAGTTTGGTAAGTCTTAGATGAACGGGAAGAGGAATAAAAAGGCATTCAAACTGTGCTGTTGTTGCATGTTTGAACTTGCAGAGAGAGCTCTCAGATGCCATGAAGCAGAAGATCCGAGCAGAGTACGAAACGATCGGTGGAAGCCCAGATAAGCCCCTAAAGTCCAACTATTTTCTCAATATCATGATTGTGATTGCTGCTTtggcagttttgacatccttGTTTGGAAATTAGTCCTTTTTGAGTGTTTGATTGATACCTCTTCAGTATTGGCTCCTCTCACATTCCAAATATCTAATGAATGGTCTGTGATAAATATCCTCCAGTCACTATTTTGACCGACTATTAGTCCGTCGCTTCCAAATCTGCATCTGGCATTTGAGAACTCTCTGGTTATATTTTGGAGACTTTCTTGCGAGTGCACTGCTCCGATGCCGTGCCAGGAAATAATAAGGCACCGATCCTTTGTTGTTCTTTATGAACAGCAGAAGCTTCTGTTAACAGATCCTTAGGAGCCGCTAATGGCTTGTTCAGATCGAGGGAATTGAAGGGAAAGGAATGGAGATGATTCGCACAGAGAGCGTTATTTCTTCAAACTGAGGGATTTGGAGGAATAACAGTTAACACATCTCAGAAGCCCCCTCCCTTTCCCTCGAAATCCCTTTATCAGACAAGCCAAGAACTCCTAACCAAGGCTTTAATCAGAGAAACTTCAAATGGGAATGGGATTTTATCAACAATGGATTAGCAGAATTAACAAAAGATACATGGAACACTCAAATGAAATCGACTTACGTTTACTTCATAGTAAGTGCATGTATTCTGCCTCCCCTTCAAAGACGATTATTTGAAGATGCATACTTGGGACTAGAAGCAAGACTCGTCTCTCTGCTCCAGCATGGATTGATTACGTTATATTGCATCGATAACTCCTCAACAAAGTTGCGGTACTCCTTACTCATCAAAAAGTTGCGGTACTGCTTATTataagagttaaaaaaaaaaaaattccaccACTTGACATTACAGGAAAAATCCATGGGTTTATGAGAGTTTAGTTCATTTGTATGGCCTTCCATTAGGCCAGGTCGTTTGAGTGTTGAATTTTGAATCGGTAAGTGCGCTGCTGGAAGTGGAAGCCCAACTCGTGATCAATTGTCCTCCCTTGGACGTGGAAAGAGGAAGCCCACAACGAAATTAGTAAGCTCAAGCATCGAAATGGAAGCTAGATTCAAAGATTGATTGTTGAGGGAAGGAGGATTTTTAAGTTAACGCAGCACTTTCGGCTAAGGTGTTAAAACCACATGTTATCATGTGCGCACAAGTATTAAGACTAAATTGAGGAAGAATCTCACACAGCACCAGAGAATAAGGGAAACATTCCTGGATTTATGTGAAGCTCGAATAAGTTTATAACCAAAATTAGGTTATTGAAGCCACGCGTAGCCATGATTTTTGTGAAGAAATTTATAATAAgtgaaatatgaaaataatacataatatgaatttatatagTTTATGTTGATATATGGTTAAaggtttattttttattcaagtTTTTAATGCTTTTTCAATGGTAAAGTTTTTTGAATAAACGTTGAACACACAGAAATGCACCAGTCTTTTTATATTTAGATAGATTTAGATTATAATAAGATAGATTAAATCAGATTATGAAAATAGTATAAAGGGCAAAAGTACACCTTCTAAAGAATTAGCATTAAGGGCGTCCATGTTAGTTTGTTTTGTCCTAAATAAGTCGGTACACATACATCGTTGTCTTCTTTATGTCAaagatcaaaattaattttattaataatgattatgatCAAACGCAGTGCATGCACTTACATTTCTTTTGATCAAAGGTATCTAGCACTGAAATAGTTATTACTTTGTTTTCTGCCACGCTTTCTTTTGGAAGTTTCATCTATTTCATCAAGTTGGTATTGGTGACCAGTTGAGATACTTTCCTTCCTAAATTTTACAAAGTAATATTTCCATCAATTTGGTATTATGAAAATAGTATTCAATTTAGCAGAAAATCTCCCAATGGATTGAGCATCAAGAGCATACCTTTTTCCATGTTGGGACCCAAAGAAGCTAGAGCTCATGCATTGCTTTAGAGGGGCTATTCTACATTACTGGGTTTGGCCAACAACATTCCACCAATTTGTCTTTCCTTTTGTGGTGTGTTTTCAAATCTTCAACTGCATGTGTCATTCTTCAGTTTTGTTTTCCATTATTTTTCTACttcaaagattaaaaaaaaaagcttgatttttatttataaaatgagAATCAATAATGATTATTTGTACCATGTGTTCAGGCTCACCTAATATGTTTGCCACTCAAATAGTAGTTCATATTCGACCACGCATtggttttttagttttttactttttgatCAAGCTGGTAATGATGTTCACTTGAGCTTCCTTTCTCACCCATTGTGTGATTTCCCggtgtatatattaatatttcacAAAGTAAGATTTATATAACTTTGTTATTCTCATTATATTTTATAGCATATGTAAGTATCGCTCTCCATTGTCAACATTGAATTGATAAGCTTGAGAGCTAGAGCCCATATGTTTCTTGGCTAGTATGCCTTTGATGGAAACTACAAGTGACTTCGACCTTCCCTATTTTGGTATGTCATTATTGGCTGCTTCTGTAGTTTTAAAATAGTTACATTGTTGGAATCCTATATATGATGTAAtatgtaacaaaaaaatatataaatatatacaaggAAGTGATAACTCCTTTTCAAAGGAAAATCAAAGATACCAATACCTTTCTATATGGCTGCAGCCATCCAAATTTTTGGGTCGAAGATACTGATAGGAGGATCAATAAAATCTTGCTCTTGCACTTAGTCTAAATCATCTGCAATCGACTCtcgttgttttctttttgtcttgGTAGTGTAATCTTCAGATTTTGCAACCCTTAGGCTAAGACGGAAGATCAAATAcaataaatgaatataatgAAGTAAATGAATATCTGCACAATGGAATCAAGGTCGGATTTGTTCAAACAAAAAAGCCACAACTATTTGCAGTATAAGAACATGGCAAAAGATAGGTTGTAGTTTCATATTAAGATTGTGTCCTTGCCTAAAGGGCTATCTGAAGAGGTTAAATTAACATTATAGATTCTAATTCAGCAATGCAAGGCAAACTTGTGtaagaaattgaaattgaaattaaaagttttaattATCTTAGGATTGAAAACTCCTGGTATTTCAATAAAGATGGAACACAAACAAACAATTCTTTTGATTAGCCTATTGTAAACGAAACAATACAACAATTATATGTAACATATAATATTCGTGAAGATATCTTAGGCATTTCATAGAGCATGTTTCAAACGATGAAAATGTGTCAATTATGATGCATCTACGACAAATTGATGCAAAGTATCTTCACATTACTGTGTTGCGAATTACATATGTTAAGATAATAAATTCTTATCCTAATTTCACCACGTCCCCTCGTACAACACATGCTGAAGTTCTCATCCAAGGGAGAAGGAGGGGTCGACAGTGGCTGTGGCGCCGGTGGTGGAGGAGTTGCCGATGGCTACGGCGCTGATGGTGGGGGGTCGTGAGCTAGTGCGGCATTGAAGGAGGAGGGATCGTTGGCTTGTGCAACATACCATCATCTATGTGTGGTAGAGGAGGAAAAGATTGTGTTGTAGAAAGAAAATGTGGTCTTGGAGGAAACTGGTGTTGTAGGAGAAAAAAGTGTGTTAGAAAACCAAATTACCTATAACCCTAAGATCGCGCATGTCAAATCGTCAAgaccagtgttatcagaaccggaccggacatcgAACCGGCTGAggtatgggttcatgggttcaaCCGGGGGTTTGATGGGTCAGACCGCtcgtttatttttaaaataaataaataaatattattttaagaaaataatataaaatacaaaaaaatggtaata
This region includes:
- the LOC116189104 gene encoding probable L-ascorbate peroxidase 6, chloroplastic/mitochondrial isoform X1, with the protein product MELSLAHSAQSSPAAAMASSLSGATSARLLPAASRAAARVSLSPSPSSLKCLRSISSSPLTSHLFLQQRRRSIQVPSVSYSGIASPKCAVSTPEQLKSAKEDIKDLLKTTFCHPILVRLGWHDAGTYNKNIEEWPKRGGANGSLRFEIELKHAANAGLVNALKLLQPIKDRYSGVTYADLFQLASATAVEESGGPKIPMKYGRVDVSGPEECPEEGRLPDAGPPSPANHLRDVFYRMGLNDQEIVALSGAHTLGRSRPERSGWGKPETKYTKDGPGAPGGQSWTVQWLKFDNFYFKDIKAKRDEDLLVLPTDAVLFEDPSFKVYAEKYAVDQEAFFKDYAEAHAKLSNLGAKFDPPEGIVIDDGPARPAPEKFEAAKYSSGKRELSDAMKQKIRAEYETIGGSPDKPLKSNYFLNIMIVIAALAVLTSLFGN
- the LOC116189104 gene encoding probable L-ascorbate peroxidase 6, chloroplastic/mitochondrial isoform X2, encoding MELSLAHSAQSSPAAAMASSLSGATSARLLPAASRAAARVSLSPSPSSLKCLRSISSSPLTSHLFLQQRRRSIQVPSVSYSGIASPKCAVSTPEQLKSAKEDIKDLLKTTFCHPILVRLGWHDAGTYNKNIEEWPKRGGANGSLRFEIELKHAANAGLVNALKLLQPIKDRYSGVTYADLFQLASATAVEESGGPKIPMKYGRVDVSGPEECPEEGRLPDAGPPSPANHLRDVFYRMGLNDQEIVALSGAHTLGRSRPERSGWGKPETKYTKDGPGAPGGQSWTVQWLKFDNFYFKDIKAKRDEDLLVLPTDAVLFEDPSFKVYAEKYAVDQEAFFKDYAEAHAKLSNLGAKFDPPEGIVIDDGPARPAPEKFEAAKYSSGKD